One segment of Trypanosoma brucei brucei TREU927 chromosome 8, complete sequence DNA contains the following:
- a CDS encoding trans-sialidase, putative, translating to MASYMLLLVAIVWHCCSVLVVDAKEGTTREMFLGGGLWVVNEGCLSVGKDPKSTYRGSRRCILEPKDTSPNIRKEGMKDVHSFRIPSLIEVDGVIIGIADCRYTSSEDFAFIDTVARYSADGGRTWKTEIIFENARVNKDHSRVVDPTVVVKNNTVFVLVGRYNNSKTWWPLMNDGDDWDILMYKGTVQKTVDESGNASATIVWKDPQYLKSLLGTVGKINGRSLIQYLGGVGNGIVTPNGTVVFPVQILNTENYLAAMILYSDDDGKTWEFSKGATPIGTTESSIVWWGERLLLNGRTDRPQSNVDAGYRKVFESSDMGATWVESLGTISRVIGNSPERNQPGSSGSSIKVTFDDVPVMLVTQPKNIHGKWIRDRLQLWLTDGNRVFFVGQISVGDDSSPYSSLLYTKTGELHCLYEQIVDSGVNIYLTHLVDELELIRSTVRLWKAQDRLLAGTCSSDVTDETTCTGIPTAGLVGLLAGPAVGTVWSDAYQCVNASVGGAAVIDDGLQLSGKNDSSVSWPVSEQGQDQRYHFANTHFTLVVTVQLAEITQNETSLVGFVTHDGQTSKYITLSLVKDVCRHGAGQVSGAVEDEQSPGTNGIHQVALTLSAGKVFAHLDGKHLPDMDTIVTGAGKLLNISRFFVGHPGVQDVAAGDGVVVKNVLLYNRQLSGSELRSLYLNNNVIAVSQLSPEGRSPSLLKDIAEGIGNEMNENCASLKLVVISDGGVRVHRLLYLLMGLGLLQLLSA from the coding sequence ATGGCATCCTACATGTTGTTGCTAGTTGCCATTGTTTGGCACTGCTGTAGTGTACTGGTTGTCGATGCAAAAGAAGGTACTACCCGTGAGATGTTTTTAGGGGGTGGGTTGTGGGTAGTTAACGAGGGATGCTTAAGTGTGGGGAAGGACCCTAAAAGCACTTATCGGGGAAGTAGACGCTGCATACTGGAACCCAAAGATACTAGTCCTAAcataaggaaggaagggatgaAGGACGTTCATTCGTTCCGCATACCCTCACTCATTGAGGTTGACGGCGTAATAATTGGTATCGCGGATTGTCGATACACATCGTCTGAGGACTTCGCATTTATTGACACGGTTGCGCGATACAGTGCGGATGGTGGTCGTACGTGGAAGACCGAGATTATTTTTGAGAACGCCCGCGTAAATAAGGACCACTCCCGCGTCGTGGACCCCACAGTTGTTGTAAAGAACAACACGGTATTTGTTCTGGTAGGAAGGTACAACAACTCCAAAACGTGGTGGCCGCTAATGAACGACGGCGATGACTGGGATATACTGATGTACAAGGGCACTGTTCAGAAGACAGTGGATGAGAGCGGCAATGCGAGTGCAACCATTGTATGGAAGGATCCCCAGTACCTGAAATCGTTGTTAGGCACCGTTGGGAAAATAAACGGCCGTTCACTCATTCAGTACCTTGGTGGTGTGGGTAACGGTATCGTGACGCCGAATGGTACGGTTGTATTCCCCGTGCAGATTTTAAATACTGAAAATTATCTTGCCGCAATGATATTATATTCTGATGATGACGGGAAGACGTGGGAGTTTAGCAAGGGTGCAACTCCTATTGGCACAACTGAGTCCTCCATTGTGTGGTGGGGCGAGAGGCTTCTGCTCAATGGGAGAACAGACAGGCCTCAAAGCAACGTTGATGCCGGGTACCGCAAGGTGTTCGAATCTAGTGACATGGGGGCAACTTGGGTTGAATCACTAGGAACCATTTCTCGCGTTATTGGCAACTCACCGGAACGTAACCAACCAGGCAGCTCGGGTAGTTCGATCAAAGTAACCTTTGACGATGTGCCTGTGATGCTTGTCACCCAGCCAAAGAATATTCATGGCAAGTGGATACGTGATCGGCTGCAACTGTGGTTGACTGATGGTAACCGTGTGTTCTTCGTTGGACAGATTTCTGTGGGTGATGACAGCAGTCCATATAGCTCCCTGTTGTACACAAAGACTGGGGAGTTACACTGCCTGTACGAGCAAATAGTTGATAGTGGCGTCAACATCTACCTTACGCACCTCGTTGATGAACTGGAGCTTATCCGGTCGACCGTAAGGCTGTGGAAAGCACAAGACAGACTGCTGGCTGGTACGTGTTCTTCAGATGTCACCGATGAAACCACCTGCACTGGGATCCCCACTGCCGGTCTCGTTGGCTTGCTTGCTGGGCCCGCAGTCGGAACTGTGTGGTCTGACGCTTACCAGTGCGTGAACGCTAGTGTGGGTGGTGCTGCCGTTATTGATGATGGATTGCAGCTAAGTGGCAAGAATGACAGCAGTGTGTCATGGCCCGTGAGCGAGCAGGGGCAGGACCAACGTTATCACTTTGCTAATACTCACTTTACGCTTGTGGTGACAGTGCAACTTGCGGAAATCACGCAGAATGAGACGTCGTTGGTGGGGTTTGTGACGCATGATGGACAGACCAGCAAGTACATTACGCTATCCCTTGTGAAGGATGTTTGCCGGCATGGCGCTGGTCAGGTTTCGGGTGCGGTAGAAGACGAGCAGTCTCCCGGTACGAATGGGATCCACCAGGTTGCGCTCACGTTGAGTGCTGGGAAGGTTTTCGCTCATCTTGATGGAAAGCACCTGCCTGATATGGACACCATAGTTACAGGTGCTGGTAAACTGCTTAACATCTCCCGCTTCTTCGTTGGTCATCCTGGCGTACAGGATGTGGCAGCAGGTGATGGTGTAGTTGTGAAGAACGTGCTCCTGTATAATCGGCAACTGAGCGGGAGTGAGCTGCGGTCTCTTTATCTTAATAACAATGTGATCGCGGTATCTCAACTGTCACCGGAGGGGAGATCACCCTCTCTGCTTAAAGATATTGCTGAGGGTATTGGAAACGAGATGAATGAAAACTGCGCGTCATTGAAACTCGTTGTTATCTCCGATGGGGGCGTGCGGGTGCATCGGTTACTTTACCTGTTGATGGGTCTTGGACTGCTCCAGTTACTGTCAGCATag